A genomic window from Prochlorococcus sp. RS04 includes:
- a CDS encoding peptidase domain-containing ABC transporter: MSKTEFLKNYFNLRIEILESISDHLVPLSLEPGEKLCDFNQDVPGLFFILKGKLRLLVKSNSGEIFTLKTFSEGKYIGAVQLLRGVLDHSIAASDNVSGWLFPANKFLKLILKEKDFLNSFLTVDLIEFYSALKNNSDFQKFESKTLLKLLEKELSNSIKIINADPGENYLNQNQGRLMISSSNIENLNCGYFLNSPLQYNVEGSIPARLIPISLDLQKKLSTFKEKYTQNVYEEEYQKRNSEREASNPQFEALEDWYGRLNKNNNYPHSRGTGLLEETLACLRMLSQFYDLPFRKDLLRKVISEQIKLNKNKRIDFHQVAAISEFIGLKSSLLSPKEKELTKRVPCPCLVFMENKPIVIWEQSGAKSFIGDPLEGNKWLSNEKIFNLKTKKDFKVLYIERTSFSPKVRFGWKWFLPSIYKHRFSLLQVVAASFFAQLLGLFNPLLIQQIIDAVINQGNITSLNILGILLIIMAIAQGVISSLRTYLFADTTNRIDISLGSTIIHHLLRLPLNYFSTRPVGEVSNRINELEKIRGFLTGTALTAFLDATFSIIYVGVMLVYSVRLTFFSLAVLPFFILLSYFISPIIKEQLRKKANASAQVNSHLVETLSGMETIKGQGIELYSEWRWEKFYERQIKEGFKNTITSTSAGAASNFLQQVSGLIVIWAGATLVLKGQMTIGELFAFRILSGYVTGPMLRIVSLWQNFQETIISLERLSDVVDQKEEIEIAGQNLPPLSPIKGQVKYKSVNFRFDNSGPPQLSNINFEIQPGEFVGIVGSSGSGKSTLVKMLIRLFEPKGGFIEIDKTDISKVDLYSLRSQIGVVPQDSLLFEGSIKDNIALARPEASFEEIQTAAKVACAHSFIQDLPSGYSTKVGERGSNLSGGQRQRVAIARMVLKQPKMLILDEATSSLDVDTEYQVTNELANLFKNKTVLFITHRLTNLIHADKILVLHKGLLVEQGTHEELIKINGRYATLFKQQKSELK, translated from the coding sequence TTGAGTAAAACTGAATTTTTAAAAAATTATTTTAATTTAAGAATTGAAATCTTAGAATCGATTTCTGATCATTTGGTACCATTAAGCCTTGAACCAGGTGAAAAACTCTGTGATTTTAATCAAGATGTTCCAGGTTTATTTTTTATTTTAAAGGGGAAATTACGTTTATTAGTTAAAAGTAATAGCGGGGAAATTTTTACTCTAAAAACATTTAGTGAAGGTAAATATATTGGAGCGGTTCAATTATTAAGAGGCGTTTTAGATCATTCCATAGCCGCCTCAGATAATGTAAGCGGATGGCTTTTCCCTGCAAATAAATTTTTAAAATTAATCTTAAAAGAAAAAGATTTCTTAAACTCCTTTTTAACAGTTGATTTAATTGAGTTTTACAGCGCATTAAAAAATAATAGCGATTTTCAAAAATTTGAATCTAAAACTTTATTAAAGTTGTTAGAAAAAGAACTTTCTAATTCAATAAAAATTATAAATGCTGACCCTGGAGAAAATTACTTAAATCAAAATCAGGGGAGATTAATGATTAGTAGCTCTAATATTGAGAATTTAAATTGTGGATATTTTTTGAATTCACCACTGCAATACAACGTAGAGGGCTCAATTCCGGCAAGATTAATTCCCATATCTTTAGATTTACAAAAAAAATTAAGTACTTTTAAAGAAAAATATACTCAAAATGTTTATGAAGAAGAATATCAGAAACGAAATTCAGAAAGAGAAGCTAGCAATCCTCAATTTGAGGCTCTTGAAGATTGGTATGGCCGTCTAAATAAAAATAATAATTATCCACATTCAAGAGGCACGGGTCTTCTTGAAGAAACACTAGCTTGCTTAAGAATGTTATCTCAATTTTATGATTTACCTTTTAGAAAAGACTTATTAAGGAAAGTAATTTCAGAGCAAATTAAATTGAATAAAAATAAGAGAATTGATTTTCATCAGGTAGCTGCAATTTCTGAATTTATTGGTCTCAAATCCTCATTACTATCTCCAAAAGAAAAAGAATTAACAAAAAGAGTCCCCTGCCCATGTTTAGTTTTTATGGAGAATAAACCTATAGTTATATGGGAACAATCAGGGGCAAAATCATTTATTGGTGATCCTTTAGAAGGAAATAAATGGTTGTCTAATGAGAAGATTTTTAATTTAAAGACTAAAAAAGATTTTAAAGTTTTATACATTGAACGCACATCTTTTTCACCAAAGGTACGTTTTGGTTGGAAATGGTTCTTACCTTCTATATATAAGCATCGTTTTAGCCTTTTACAAGTAGTAGCAGCTAGTTTCTTTGCTCAATTACTAGGTCTTTTTAATCCTTTGTTAATCCAGCAAATTATTGACGCAGTTATAAATCAAGGCAACATAACAAGCCTAAATATATTGGGGATTCTTCTAATAATTATGGCGATTGCTCAAGGAGTAATATCTTCATTAAGAACTTATCTTTTTGCAGATACTACTAATAGGATTGACATTTCCTTAGGTTCAACAATTATTCATCACTTATTGCGTTTACCTTTAAATTATTTTTCAACCAGACCTGTTGGTGAAGTAAGTAATAGGATTAATGAGCTAGAAAAAATAAGAGGTTTTCTTACTGGGACTGCATTAACAGCTTTTTTAGATGCCACATTTTCTATAATTTATGTGGGAGTCATGCTGGTTTACTCTGTAAGATTAACTTTTTTCTCTTTAGCAGTTCTTCCTTTTTTCATTCTTCTTTCTTATTTCATTTCTCCCATTATTAAAGAACAGCTTCGTAAAAAAGCTAATGCTAGTGCTCAAGTTAATAGCCATCTAGTTGAAACTCTCTCAGGAATGGAAACAATAAAAGGGCAAGGTATAGAATTATATAGTGAGTGGAGATGGGAGAAATTTTATGAACGTCAAATTAAAGAGGGATTTAAAAATACAATAACAAGCACCTCTGCTGGGGCGGCAAGTAATTTTCTACAGCAAGTTTCTGGACTCATAGTTATTTGGGCAGGTGCAACTCTCGTATTAAAGGGTCAAATGACAATAGGAGAACTATTCGCTTTTCGGATCCTATCAGGTTACGTCACTGGGCCAATGTTGAGAATTGTGAGTCTTTGGCAAAACTTTCAAGAAACAATTATTTCTCTGGAGAGATTATCTGATGTAGTTGATCAAAAAGAAGAAATTGAGATAGCCGGCCAAAATCTTCCTCCTCTTTCTCCTATAAAAGGCCAAGTTAAGTACAAAAGTGTAAATTTTAGATTTGATAATTCTGGTCCTCCTCAACTTTCAAATATAAATTTTGAAATTCAACCAGGAGAATTTGTTGGAATAGTAGGAAGCAGTGGTTCCGGGAAAAGCACATTAGTAAAAATGCTAATAAGACTTTTTGAACCTAAAGGCGGATTTATTGAAATTGATAAAACAGACATATCGAAAGTAGATCTTTATTCATTACGATCTCAAATAGGTGTAGTTCCTCAGGATTCTTTACTATTTGAAGGATCTATTAAGGATAATATTGCTTTGGCTCGTCCAGAAGCATCATTTGAAGAAATTCAAACTGCAGCTAAAGTTGCTTGTGCTCATTCTTTTATTCAAGATTTACCTTCCGGCTATTCTACAAAAGTAGGTGAAAGAGGATCAAATCTTTCAGGAGGACAGAGACAAAGAGTTGCTATTGCAAGAATGGTTTTAAAACAACCAAAAATGTTGATATTAGATGAAGCTACTAGCTCTCTTGATGTTGATACTGAATATCAGGTTACAAATGAATTGGCAAATCTTTTTAAAAACAAAACTGTATTATTTATTACTCATCGTCTAACAAATTTAATACATGCAGATAAAATTCTTGTTTTGCACAAAGGTCTACTAGTAGAGCAAGGAACTCATGAAGAACTTATAAAAATAAATGGTCGTTATGCAACTTTATTTAAACAGCAAAAGTCAGAACTAAAATGA
- a CDS encoding peptidylprolyl isomerase encodes MENSFYKKIASWGLLRQIKAEEIIDENISSIRLPNQDEFNNLVKQWCRFNKIESEEALNSWKILNGLIDEKWEVFIVRKWQWSFWCVNNFEDKISNYYLERKSYLDMIEYSIIRVKNQNLANELFLRIKEEEETFEDIASKYSEGIEKKTNGHIGPVPLGNAHPLLAHLLQISEEGKLCSPRMIDNWWVIIRKEKLLNTSLNDEIINKLALELGGVFLNNSIDSFIKKNSLRTNIQ; translated from the coding sequence ATGGAAAATTCTTTTTATAAAAAAATTGCATCTTGGGGATTGCTTAGACAGATAAAAGCAGAAGAGATTATCGATGAAAATATTTCATCTATTCGTTTACCTAATCAAGATGAATTTAATAATTTAGTAAAGCAATGGTGTCGTTTCAATAAAATCGAATCGGAAGAAGCTTTAAATTCTTGGAAAATTTTAAATGGGCTAATAGATGAAAAATGGGAAGTTTTTATTGTAAGAAAATGGCAATGGTCATTTTGGTGCGTCAACAATTTTGAAGATAAAATATCAAATTATTATTTAGAAAGAAAATCTTATTTAGACATGATTGAATATTCAATTATTCGAGTTAAAAATCAAAATTTAGCGAATGAATTATTTCTAAGAATCAAAGAAGAAGAAGAAACATTTGAAGATATTGCATCTAAATATTCAGAGGGGATAGAAAAGAAAACAAATGGACATATAGGACCAGTTCCTCTAGGTAATGCTCACCCTTTACTAGCTCATTTACTTCAAATAAGTGAAGAAGGTAAACTCTGCTCTCCAAGAATGATTGATAACTGGTGGGTTATTATTAGGAAAGAAAAATTGTTAAATACCTCACTTAATGATGAAATAATTAACAAATTAGCTTTAGAACTTGGAGGAGTTTTTTTGAATAATTCTATTGATAGTTTCATCAAAAAAAATTCTTTAAGAACAAATATTCAATAA